A stretch of Desulfitobacterium dichloroeliminans LMG P-21439 DNA encodes these proteins:
- a CDS encoding DUF2935 domain-containing protein, with the protein MSTLPMTGDILRESLELHLFWARIMKEHAIFLESGFMCKDGEWMQEADSYKCQFEEILHEANCLADGNVSIEVMRSGELFTNKTIKAEQTTQEMTCIPIATQLTVETMSLHPSMGGGMGMIPYEQEIVEQVRLLNEKALACACSMYEYIDRALKEISRCCIVSHNFPSIYEHQMEETEMYMKQIKRLQNNQHLDTTYYIVEMQMFWDHIMKEHAEVISHLLDPKEKVMIAQADHFALIYEQILSKFSDGMVPRPNLRQITNETIRVTEEFKDFKGAGTEAILACRLKSLIIPLLADHVLREAIHFLRILGLPIPEFKGGKG; encoded by the coding sequence ATGAGTACCCTGCCAATGACCGGCGATATTCTGCGAGAATCTTTGGAACTTCATCTTTTCTGGGCGAGGATTATGAAAGAGCATGCCATCTTTTTGGAGAGCGGTTTTATGTGTAAAGATGGCGAGTGGATGCAGGAGGCGGACTCATACAAATGCCAGTTTGAAGAAATCCTTCATGAGGCAAATTGCTTAGCTGATGGAAATGTCAGTATTGAAGTCATGAGATCCGGAGAGTTATTTACCAATAAGACCATTAAGGCAGAGCAAACGACCCAAGAGATGACATGTATCCCAATAGCGACCCAGTTGACGGTCGAAACTATGAGTCTACACCCCTCCATGGGTGGGGGAATGGGAATGATTCCTTATGAACAAGAGATTGTCGAGCAGGTACGCCTACTCAATGAAAAAGCTCTCGCTTGTGCCTGTTCCATGTATGAATATATAGACCGTGCATTGAAGGAAATCAGTCGGTGTTGTATTGTCAGTCATAATTTCCCGTCGATCTATGAACATCAGATGGAAGAAACAGAAATGTATATGAAACAGATCAAGAGGTTGCAGAATAATCAGCATCTAGACACTACCTATTATATAGTGGAGATGCAAATGTTTTGGGATCATATCATGAAAGAGCATGCTGAAGTGATTAGCCATCTGTTGGATCCCAAGGAAAAGGTCATGATTGCCCAAGCTGATCATTTTGCATTGATTTATGAGCAGATATTAAGCAAGTTTAGCGATGGAATGGTGCCTCGCCCTAATCTTAGACAGATTACCAATGAGACTATAAGAGTGACAGAAGAGTTTAAAGACTTTAAAGGGGCGGGTACTGAAGCAATCTTGGCTTGTCGATTAAAATCTCTAATTATTCCCTTATTAGCGGATCACGTCTTACGAGAGGCGATTCATTTCCTGAGGATTCTTGGTCTGCCCATACCAGAGTTCAAAGGCGGAAAAGGGTAA
- a CDS encoding NAD(P)-dependent oxidoreductase gives MKDSTVKHQIGFIGTGVMGRSMVKNLLNAGYSVSVYNRTKASAEELFALGAVWVDTVAELAQQSDVIITMVGYPKDVEEVYLNKEGLIPHAKPGSVLIDMTTSSPILAKKIAEQGKARRIDTLDAPVSGGDVGAKNGTLVIMVGGEEKVFHSVKPVLEAMGKNIILQGPAGAGQYTKMSNQVTIAAGMVGVCEAIAYAQKAGLDPTRVLESIAGGAAGSWSLSNLGPRMIAGNFEPGFYVKHFIKDMKIALESAQEMGLLTPGLELAKSLYERLAAEGEENSGTHALYKLYIK, from the coding sequence ATGAAGGATAGTACAGTTAAGCATCAGATAGGTTTTATAGGTACAGGCGTTATGGGGAGAAGTATGGTTAAAAATCTATTGAATGCAGGATATTCCGTATCGGTATATAACCGGACTAAAGCTAGTGCGGAAGAACTTTTCGCTTTAGGTGCTGTATGGGTGGATACGGTGGCCGAGTTAGCGCAACAATCCGATGTAATTATCACTATGGTAGGCTACCCTAAGGATGTAGAAGAGGTGTACCTTAACAAAGAGGGATTGATTCCTCATGCCAAACCGGGAAGTGTTTTAATTGATATGACCACGTCTAGCCCGATCTTGGCCAAGAAGATTGCCGAGCAAGGTAAAGCGCGAAGGATAGACACCCTCGATGCGCCAGTATCAGGTGGAGATGTGGGAGCAAAAAATGGTACCCTCGTGATCATGGTTGGCGGAGAAGAAAAGGTTTTCCACTCTGTCAAACCCGTTCTAGAAGCCATGGGAAAAAATATTATCCTTCAGGGACCAGCCGGTGCAGGACAATATACAAAAATGTCCAACCAAGTCACGATTGCCGCTGGCATGGTTGGAGTTTGTGAAGCAATCGCGTATGCACAGAAGGCCGGCTTAGATCCTACAAGAGTTCTGGAAAGTATTGCTGGAGGTGCAGCAGGAAGCTGGTCTTTAAGCAACCTTGGTCCACGGATGATTGCCGGGAATTTTGAACCGGGCTTTTATGTGAAGCATTTTATCAAAGACATGAAGATCGCTTTGGAATCTGCCCAAGAAATGGGTTTGTTGACTCCCGGCCTGGAGCTGGCAAAATCTCTCTATGAGCGATTGGCTGCTGAGGGCGAAGAAAATAGCGGTACCCATGCCTTATACAAGCTCTATATAAAGTAA
- a CDS encoding LiaF transmembrane domain-containing protein, with product MERNKSFLGILLIGVGGILLSANLLGFQFGMIATHWPLLLILLGLFFEGAYLADKKAPGMLVPGGILLVIGFLFEFEMLTHWRFSEYTWPIYLLAVAFGLLQLYFASDRPRGLLFPIAILSSIAVIAYLSFIYNALAVTVNLGLIIPLILIVSGLLIILRR from the coding sequence ATGGAAAGAAACAAGTCGTTTTTGGGAATTCTCCTTATCGGGGTGGGTGGTATCCTATTGAGCGCTAATCTCCTCGGATTTCAATTTGGAATGATAGCCACTCATTGGCCGCTCTTGCTTATTCTCTTGGGTTTGTTCTTTGAAGGAGCTTATCTTGCCGACAAGAAAGCCCCCGGAATGCTTGTTCCCGGGGGGATCTTACTCGTTATTGGTTTTCTCTTTGAGTTCGAAATGTTGACCCATTGGCGTTTTTCCGAATATACATGGCCGATTTACCTCTTAGCAGTAGCCTTTGGCCTCCTCCAACTCTATTTTGCTTCAGATCGCCCGCGAGGGCTCCTTTTTCCTATCGCAATATTGAGCAGTATTGCTGTGATTGCGTATTTATCATTTATCTATAATGCCCTAGCTGTCACAGTTAATCTAGGCTTAATCATTCCCCTTATTCTCATCGTCAGCGGATTATTGATTATCCTTCGCCGCTAA
- a CDS encoding PspC domain-containing protein: protein MTNRLYRSSREKMIGGVCGGLADYFDVDVTLVRIVALITLFMGGAGILLYLAALVIIPSDRHDRPISYGGQGDHVQDIMDEVVQNVKNTARDFGVDSHTYTTSKKDYPRRGRTAGIILVALGVLFLLNQWFPIWDTLSFILSKMWPLVLIILGATMIWKRS, encoded by the coding sequence ATGACAAATCGTTTGTATCGTTCCTCGAGGGAAAAGATGATTGGCGGCGTGTGTGGAGGGTTGGCAGACTATTTCGATGTGGATGTAACCTTAGTGCGGATAGTCGCACTGATTACCTTATTTATGGGAGGGGCAGGTATTCTACTTTATCTTGCCGCGTTAGTTATTATCCCCAGTGATCGGCATGATCGCCCCATTTCTTATGGTGGGCAAGGAGATCATGTTCAAGATATTATGGATGAGGTCGTACAAAATGTTAAGAATACGGCAAGAGATTTTGGAGTCGACTCTCATACGTACACTACAAGTAAAAAGGATTACCCGCGACGCGGCAGAACAGCAGGAATCATCCTAGTTGCCCTTGGTGTACTATTTCTGCTGAATCAATGGTTTCCGATCTGGGATACCTTGTCTTTTATCCTAAGTAAAATGTGGCCCCTAGTTTTAATTATTCTTGGGGCCACGATGATTTGGAAAAGATCCTAA
- a CDS encoding cell wall-binding repeat-containing protein codes for MKKTRARVLSSAIVATMVLGTAFPAAVLADTQVPAGETKSSVDRLYGENRFETAAKVAIEGWEDSKVAILASGKKENLVDALTAAPFAKSVDAPILLTDGAKIPEATIKALKALKVEEVYTVSGAIKKEALEKAFKDNELEIVVKEELGGKDRFETAKNIAEQLEGVQGVMVTTAFKNADALSVASIAAAKNMPILLAHPNQGLEAQAEYLDSIKDQVKKTYVLGGETLVSKKVYEELPGKDGESKIRIFGDDRFDTNLKVLKTFSDLKYDKVYVGNGFDNHLVDALVVSALAAKTNSPIVLTDNSLSKKVEDFLLPKLGQKSIVALGGSTVVTDKALTFNHVRPQDFGVMQFSGVNGYNVGLQIVDGTARDLKSVEVTLYKGDNILAKNTSLDKLFNSYPDATQLSTPFNIDGNFAADGFWTYGKYNGTVLDVPNKAVIKVTYSDDRVFEIVNTNLTGNPEDLNKEALNHVKAEDFGVMQSSGVNGYSVGFSLVDKLPVDLKSIEVSLVKVETSKDEKTEEEQVTETVLVTNMATRAKNAKLFELTGKQLSSPFNIDGSFEEDGYWTYGEFKGTVEDVPTKAVITIEYQDGRKFTVQSTELTGDVKLLDDPTITSGLAKALTVGETADFEVTTAPNSFAAEPAAANAKVLVKVTLTEGDKEKVALQYLENDGTYKALTLDEKGSALYGPATGFPFINGASQFKVAFSEAGTYKYALEVITVVADGQENEVLAFTTGEVVVTAAPAENNE; via the coding sequence ATGAAAAAGACAAGAGCTCGTGTTTTATCCAGTGCAATTGTTGCAACTATGGTATTAGGCACTGCATTTCCGGCTGCTGTTTTAGCCGACACCCAGGTTCCTGCCGGTGAAACAAAGAGTTCCGTTGATCGTTTATATGGTGAGAATCGTTTTGAGACAGCAGCAAAAGTAGCAATTGAAGGATGGGAAGATTCTAAAGTTGCAATCCTGGCTTCTGGTAAAAAAGAGAACCTCGTGGATGCCCTGACTGCCGCACCCTTTGCTAAGTCTGTGGATGCACCTATTCTATTGACCGATGGGGCAAAGATTCCTGAGGCCACTATCAAGGCGCTTAAGGCCTTAAAAGTTGAAGAAGTTTATACTGTAAGCGGTGCAATTAAAAAGGAAGCTTTAGAGAAGGCTTTCAAAGATAATGAGTTAGAAATTGTAGTTAAAGAGGAGTTAGGTGGCAAGGACCGCTTTGAAACGGCAAAAAATATTGCAGAACAGCTTGAAGGGGTACAAGGGGTTATGGTAACCACAGCCTTTAAGAATGCTGATGCTCTTTCTGTTGCCTCTATAGCGGCTGCGAAGAATATGCCGATTCTTTTAGCCCATCCGAATCAAGGTTTGGAAGCACAGGCAGAATATTTGGATAGCATCAAAGATCAAGTGAAGAAAACCTACGTTCTCGGTGGGGAAACCTTGGTCAGTAAAAAAGTTTATGAGGAATTGCCAGGAAAAGATGGCGAAAGTAAGATTCGTATTTTTGGGGATGATCGTTTCGATACGAACCTGAAAGTTTTAAAGACCTTTTCGGATCTGAAATATGACAAGGTTTATGTAGGCAATGGTTTTGATAACCATCTTGTGGATGCTCTGGTTGTATCTGCTCTTGCAGCAAAAACAAATTCTCCGATTGTCTTGACTGATAATAGTCTCAGCAAAAAAGTAGAAGACTTCTTGCTTCCTAAACTAGGGCAAAAGAGCATCGTAGCCCTCGGTGGATCGACGGTTGTCACTGATAAAGCTCTCACCTTTAATCATGTTCGTCCCCAAGACTTCGGTGTTATGCAGTTTTCGGGTGTGAATGGCTATAATGTTGGTCTCCAAATTGTTGATGGAACTGCAAGGGATTTAAAGAGTGTTGAAGTTACCCTTTATAAGGGGGACAACATCCTTGCAAAAAACACCAGCTTGGATAAACTCTTTAACTCATACCCTGATGCTACACAACTTTCTACTCCCTTTAATATTGACGGAAACTTCGCTGCTGATGGATTCTGGACCTATGGCAAGTATAATGGGACAGTTCTTGATGTTCCCAATAAAGCTGTCATTAAAGTGACCTATTCTGATGATCGTGTTTTCGAAATAGTGAATACCAATCTTACTGGAAATCCTGAAGATCTGAACAAAGAAGCTCTCAACCATGTTAAGGCTGAAGATTTCGGTGTAATGCAAAGCTCTGGAGTTAACGGATACAGTGTTGGCTTCTCCTTAGTGGACAAACTCCCTGTAGATTTAAAGAGCATTGAAGTGAGTTTGGTTAAAGTAGAAACCAGCAAAGATGAAAAAACAGAAGAAGAGCAAGTTACCGAGACAGTCTTGGTTACCAACATGGCTACTCGTGCTAAGAACGCAAAGCTCTTCGAATTGACTGGTAAACAACTTTCTTCTCCCTTTAACATTGATGGATCCTTTGAGGAGGATGGTTACTGGACTTATGGTGAGTTTAAGGGAACAGTTGAAGATGTCCCAACCAAAGCTGTAATCACCATCGAATATCAGGATGGACGCAAATTCACGGTTCAAAGCACTGAGTTAACCGGAGATGTGAAGCTTCTGGATGACCCTACCATCACTTCTGGATTAGCTAAAGCGTTAACTGTTGGTGAAACTGCTGATTTCGAAGTGACCACTGCTCCAAACAGCTTTGCGGCTGAGCCTGCAGCAGCTAATGCCAAGGTTCTTGTCAAGGTGACTTTAACTGAAGGGGACAAGGAAAAGGTGGCTCTTCAATACCTTGAAAATGACGGAACCTATAAGGCTCTTACTTTAGATGAAAAAGGTAGTGCTCTTTATGGTCCTGCAACAGGATTCCCTTTCATCAATGGTGCAAGTCAATTCAAAGTCGCTTTTAGTGAAGCGGGCACCTATAAGTATGCTTTAGAAGTTATAACGGTTGTCGCAGATGGCCAAGAAAATGAAGTCCTTGCTTTCACCACGGGTGAAGTAGTCGTCACTGCAGCGCCTGCAGAGAACAACGAGTAA
- a CDS encoding FMN-binding glutamate synthase family protein — MLNELMLRLMNPLTDAMLENMLTESYPNNPMVMTTTFEKLSLRAVIEAGIRAETGKALSRPLGSPLRLSPWEQLLLNPRQLFQLPTPDDTTLETKVVIGPHAKKPLKLDTPILITGMSYGGSLNLPMKIALAKGASMAGTATNTGESAVSEEEREAADFLIGQYNRGGWLNTPEQLELVDAIEVQLGQGAWGGAVASSVKEDEMDEHLRALWKIEEGGSTGKHSRLPEVNSPDDVVKLIKKLKQDYSVPVGIKIAATHFMERELEVIAKTEADFICIDGQEGGTAAAAPTLEDDMGLPTLFGLGRTIHWLREQNLRDKFTVIAAGGFRTPGEMLKALALGADAVYIGSIAIIATLQKQMTKALPQHPAHQLALYNGALTNELDIEEGSQHLANFLISCQEEMKMALQAMGKKSIQELGRDDLVCLNPELARNLEIGYAGTPVSNYWRSAPLAAR, encoded by the coding sequence ATGCTTAACGAATTGATGCTTCGCCTCATGAATCCTTTAACCGATGCTATGTTAGAAAATATGCTCACCGAATCCTATCCCAATAATCCTATGGTCATGACCACAACCTTTGAAAAACTGAGTTTAAGGGCTGTGATCGAGGCGGGGATTCGGGCTGAGACAGGCAAAGCCCTCTCAAGACCTCTGGGAAGTCCCTTGCGTTTATCTCCATGGGAACAACTCTTGCTCAACCCTAGACAACTCTTTCAACTTCCTACCCCAGACGATACCACCCTTGAAACCAAAGTGGTTATCGGTCCCCATGCCAAAAAACCTCTCAAGTTGGATACTCCCATTTTAATCACTGGTATGTCCTATGGAGGATCTCTGAATCTGCCCATGAAAATAGCTCTTGCCAAAGGAGCCTCCATGGCCGGAACAGCTACCAATACTGGCGAATCCGCTGTATCTGAAGAGGAACGGGAAGCCGCCGACTTCTTGATCGGTCAGTACAACCGCGGTGGCTGGCTCAATACCCCAGAACAGCTGGAGCTGGTGGATGCTATTGAAGTTCAACTGGGACAAGGTGCTTGGGGAGGCGCCGTTGCTTCTTCTGTGAAGGAAGATGAAATGGATGAACACTTGCGGGCACTATGGAAAATCGAAGAGGGCGGAAGCACAGGAAAACACTCTCGCTTACCCGAGGTTAATTCACCAGATGACGTAGTTAAACTCATTAAAAAGTTGAAACAAGACTATTCCGTTCCGGTTGGAATTAAAATAGCAGCTACTCACTTCATGGAAAGAGAACTTGAAGTCATCGCCAAGACAGAGGCTGATTTCATATGCATCGATGGCCAAGAAGGTGGAACTGCTGCTGCTGCTCCTACTTTGGAAGATGATATGGGCCTACCTACCCTCTTTGGTTTGGGCAGAACCATTCATTGGCTCCGTGAACAAAACCTCCGCGATAAATTCACTGTAATCGCTGCCGGTGGCTTCCGTACACCGGGTGAAATGCTAAAAGCTTTAGCGTTAGGCGCAGATGCCGTATACATAGGTTCTATTGCCATCATAGCCACTCTACAAAAGCAGATGACTAAAGCCCTACCTCAACACCCTGCTCATCAGCTTGCTTTGTATAACGGGGCACTAACTAATGAACTCGATATTGAGGAAGGAAGCCAACATCTTGCTAACTTCCTGATTTCTTGCCAAGAAGAAATGAAAATGGCCCTACAAGCCATGGGGAAAAAGAGCATTCAAGAACTCGGTCGGGATGATCTTGTCTGCCTCAATCCTGAGCTGGCAAGAAACCTAGAGATTGGCTATGCAGGCACCCCTGTATCAAATTACTGGCGAAGCGCACCTTTAGCGGCTCGCTAA
- a CDS encoding RidA family protein, with protein MSKKVLHTDKAPAAIGPYSQGIKAGNLVFTSGQLPLNPATGELESDIRKATQQSLENVKNILESAGASMDKVVKVTVFLRDMNDFADMNEIYGTFFPANPPARSAVQVARLPKDAIIEIETIALVD; from the coding sequence ATGTCCAAAAAGGTTTTACACACTGATAAGGCTCCCGCAGCCATCGGACCCTATTCTCAAGGAATTAAAGCCGGCAACTTGGTGTTTACTTCTGGCCAATTACCTCTTAATCCAGCTACTGGTGAATTAGAAAGCGATATTCGTAAAGCGACTCAACAGTCCTTGGAAAATGTAAAGAACATCTTAGAAAGCGCTGGTGCCTCGATGGATAAAGTCGTTAAGGTTACTGTTTTCCTAAGAGATATGAATGATTTTGCAGACATGAACGAAATCTATGGAACCTTTTTTCCCGCGAATCCACCGGCACGCTCTGCCGTACAAGTTGCTAGACTCCCCAAGGATGCTATTATCGAAATAGAAACCATTGCTTTAGTAGACTAA